A portion of the Krasilnikovia cinnamomea genome contains these proteins:
- the coaE gene encoding dephospho-CoA kinase, whose product MLMVGLTGGIGAGKSAVAGALVDRGAVLIDADQLAREVVAAGTTGFAEVVEAFGATVVGPDGQLDRPALGARVFGDEAARRRLESIIHPRVRARTAELAAHAPADAIVVNDVPLLVETGLAPSYHLVIVVEADAETRVARLVGQRRMTREEATARIAAQADDARRRAAADIVIDNEAGLAELDARVDALWHARLRPYEENLRAGRAAPGQAEPRVVAPDPAWPAQAERGIARIRHALRSRLGRDADVTHIGSTAVPGLPAKDLIDLMLAVETLAEADALADSLAAAGLPRRPGEWADNARGIPGETWPKRLHGSADPDRPVNLHVRVAGSPGWRFALLMRDHLRAVPQARDEYAEAKRNWTREHPDVGSYAEAKEPWFDAEAWAANDWAERTGWQPG is encoded by the coding sequence GTGTTGATGGTCGGGCTCACGGGTGGCATCGGTGCGGGCAAGAGTGCGGTCGCCGGGGCGCTCGTCGACCGGGGCGCCGTCCTCATCGACGCGGACCAGCTGGCCCGGGAGGTCGTGGCCGCGGGCACGACCGGGTTCGCCGAGGTCGTCGAGGCGTTCGGTGCGACGGTCGTCGGTCCCGATGGACAGCTCGACCGGCCCGCGCTGGGGGCGCGGGTGTTCGGCGACGAGGCGGCCCGCCGCCGGCTGGAGAGCATCATCCACCCCCGGGTACGCGCCCGCACCGCGGAGCTTGCCGCCCACGCCCCCGCCGACGCCATCGTCGTCAACGACGTGCCATTGCTCGTCGAGACCGGTCTCGCCCCGTCGTACCACCTGGTCATCGTCGTCGAGGCCGACGCGGAGACCCGGGTCGCGCGGCTGGTCGGGCAGCGTCGCATGACCCGCGAGGAAGCCACCGCCCGGATCGCCGCGCAGGCGGACGACGCCCGGCGCCGCGCCGCCGCGGACATCGTGATCGACAACGAGGCCGGACTCGCCGAGCTCGATGCCCGGGTCGACGCGCTGTGGCACGCGCGGCTGCGCCCGTACGAGGAAAATCTGCGGGCCGGGCGCGCGGCGCCCGGGCAGGCCGAGCCGCGCGTCGTCGCGCCCGACCCCGCCTGGCCCGCGCAGGCCGAGCGCGGCATCGCGCGGATCCGGCACGCGTTGCGGAGCCGGCTCGGCCGCGACGCGGACGTCACCCACATCGGTTCCACCGCGGTGCCGGGGCTGCCAGCCAAGGATCTGATCGACCTCATGCTGGCGGTCGAGACGCTGGCGGAGGCCGACGCGCTGGCCGACTCGCTGGCCGCGGCGGGACTGCCCCGCCGGCCGGGGGAGTGGGCCGACAACGCCCGCGGCATCCCGGGCGAGACCTGGCCCAAGCGGCTGCACGGCAGCGCCGACCCGGACCGGCCGGTCAACCTGCACGTCCGGGTGGCGGGTTCGCCGGGCTGGCGGTTCGCGCTGCTGATGCGCGACCACCTGCGCGCGGTGCCGCAGGCCCGGGACGAGTACGCGGAGGCCAAGCGGAACTGGACGCGCGAGCATCCGGACGTGGGGAGTTACGCCGAGGCGAAGGAGCCGTGGTTCGACGCCGAGGCCTGGGCGGCCAACGACTGGGCGGAACGAACCGGCTGGCAGCCCGGCTGA
- the uvrB gene encoding excinuclease ABC subunit UvrB, with product MALDIPRLDGRFQVVSDYQPAGDQPAAIDELERRVRGGDRNVVLLGATGTGKSATTAWLIERLQRPALVLAPNKTLCAQLAKEFRELLPHNAVEYFVSYYDYYQPEAYIPQTDTYIEKDSSINEEVERLRHSATMSLLTRRDTVVVATVSAIYGLGTPQEYLDRSVTVRVGAEIDRDQLLRRLVEIQYSRNDMAFQRGTFRVRGDTLEIIPAYEELAVRVELFGDEVEKLYYLHPLTGDIVREVDQLIIFPASHYVAGPERMERAIRAIEGELEERLAELDRQGKLLEAQRLRMRTTYDLEMMRQVGFCNGIENYSMHMDGRTYGEPSYTLLDYFPDDYVTVIDESHVTIPQIGGMYEGDASRKRILIEHGFRLPSAADNRPLRFDEFLERVGQMVFLSATPGPWELQQSAGEYVEQVIRPTGLVDPQVVVKPTKGQIDDLMHEIRERTDRDERVLVTTLTKKMAEDLTDYLLENGIRVRYLHSEVDTLRRVELLKELRKGDYDVLVGINLLREGLDLPEVSLVAILDADKEGFLRSGRSLIQTIGRAARNVSGEVHMYADKMTPSMRDAIEETDRRRAKQIAHNEANGISPEPLRKKIHDILDDIYREAEDTDTALGGHGPGGHVVGGGGRQMSRGKGPVPETRSKARGASQPAREGMARAELAQLIQDLNEQMLAAARELQFELAARIRDEMAELKKELRGMDVAGVR from the coding sequence ATGGCGCTCGACATCCCTCGACTCGACGGCCGCTTCCAGGTCGTCAGCGACTATCAGCCCGCCGGGGACCAGCCGGCTGCCATCGACGAGCTGGAGCGCCGGGTGCGCGGCGGCGACCGGAACGTGGTACTGCTCGGCGCGACCGGCACGGGCAAGAGCGCGACCACGGCCTGGCTCATCGAGCGGCTGCAGCGGCCCGCCCTCGTGCTGGCTCCCAACAAGACCCTCTGCGCCCAGCTGGCCAAGGAGTTCCGCGAGCTGCTGCCGCACAACGCGGTCGAGTATTTCGTGAGCTACTACGACTACTACCAGCCCGAGGCGTACATCCCGCAGACCGACACCTACATCGAGAAGGACTCCTCGATCAACGAGGAGGTCGAGCGGCTGCGCCACTCGGCGACGATGTCGCTGCTGACCCGCCGCGACACGGTGGTCGTCGCCACGGTCAGCGCCATCTACGGCCTGGGCACCCCGCAGGAGTATCTCGACCGCAGCGTGACCGTGCGCGTCGGGGCGGAGATCGACCGCGACCAGTTGCTGCGCCGCCTCGTGGAAATCCAGTATTCGCGCAACGACATGGCGTTCCAGCGGGGCACGTTCCGGGTCCGGGGCGACACCCTGGAGATCATCCCGGCGTACGAGGAGCTCGCGGTGCGCGTCGAGCTGTTCGGTGACGAGGTGGAGAAGCTCTACTACCTGCACCCGCTGACCGGCGACATCGTCCGCGAGGTCGACCAGTTGATCATCTTCCCGGCGTCGCACTACGTGGCGGGCCCGGAGCGGATGGAGCGGGCGATCCGCGCCATCGAGGGTGAGCTGGAGGAGCGGCTCGCCGAGCTGGACCGGCAGGGCAAGCTGCTGGAGGCGCAGCGCCTGCGGATGCGCACCACCTACGACCTGGAGATGATGCGCCAGGTCGGCTTCTGCAACGGCATCGAGAACTACTCCATGCACATGGACGGCCGGACGTACGGCGAGCCGTCCTACACCCTGCTGGACTACTTCCCGGACGACTACGTCACGGTCATCGACGAGTCGCACGTGACGATCCCGCAGATCGGCGGCATGTACGAGGGCGACGCCTCCCGCAAGCGCATCCTCATCGAGCACGGTTTCCGGCTGCCCAGCGCCGCGGACAACCGGCCGTTGCGCTTCGACGAGTTCCTGGAGCGGGTCGGGCAGATGGTGTTCCTGTCCGCCACGCCGGGCCCGTGGGAGCTGCAGCAGTCCGCGGGGGAGTACGTCGAGCAGGTCATCCGGCCGACCGGCCTGGTCGATCCGCAGGTGGTGGTCAAACCGACCAAGGGCCAGATCGACGACCTCATGCACGAGATCAGGGAGCGTACGGACCGCGACGAGCGGGTCCTGGTCACCACGCTGACCAAGAAGATGGCTGAGGACCTCACCGACTACCTGCTGGAGAACGGCATCCGGGTGCGGTATCTGCACTCGGAGGTCGACACCCTGCGCCGGGTGGAACTGCTCAAGGAGCTGCGCAAGGGCGACTACGACGTGCTGGTCGGCATCAACCTGCTGCGCGAGGGCCTCGACCTGCCCGAGGTGTCCCTGGTCGCCATCCTGGACGCCGACAAGGAGGGCTTTCTGCGCAGCGGCCGCTCGCTGATCCAGACGATCGGCCGGGCGGCCCGCAACGTCTCCGGCGAGGTCCACATGTACGCCGACAAGATGACGCCGTCGATGCGCGACGCGATCGAGGAGACGGACCGCCGCCGGGCCAAGCAGATCGCCCACAACGAGGCCAACGGCATCAGCCCCGAACCGCTGCGCAAGAAGATCCACGACATCCTCGACGACATCTACCGGGAGGCCGAGGACACCGACACGGCGCTCGGCGGGCACGGCCCCGGCGGGCATGTCGTCGGCGGTGGCGGGCGGCAGATGTCCCGGGGCAAGGGTCCGGTGCCGGAGACGCGGTCCAAGGCACGCGGAGCGTCCCAGCCCGCCCGCGAGGGCATGGCCCGCGCCGAGCTGGCCCAGCTCATCCAGGATCTCAACGAGCAGATGCTGGCCGCCGCGCGCGAGCTGCAGTTCGAGCTGGCGGCCCGGATCCGGGACGAGATGGCCGAGCTGAAGAAGGAGCTGCGGGGCATGGACGTGGCGGGCGTGCGCTGA
- a CDS encoding antibiotic biosynthesis monooxygenase family protein yields the protein MVLEVALIDVLPGHEDAFVADYRQGHPVLAGTPGCRFVRMTRGIESPSRFVLLVEWDSVAAHEENFRRTERFDQWRALIGKHFANPPVVEHFTDVTPDVT from the coding sequence ATGGTTCTCGAAGTCGCCCTCATCGACGTCCTGCCCGGCCACGAGGACGCGTTCGTCGCCGACTACCGGCAGGGGCACCCGGTGCTCGCGGGCACCCCGGGCTGCCGCTTCGTACGCATGACGCGCGGGATCGAGTCACCGTCACGGTTCGTACTGCTGGTCGAGTGGGACAGCGTCGCCGCCCACGAGGAGAACTTCCGGCGCACTGAACGCTTCGACCAGTGGCGTGCCCTCATCGGCAAGCACTTTGCCAACCCGCCCGTCGTCGAGCACTTCACCGACGTCACGCCGGACGTCACCTGA
- a CDS encoding TerC family protein, with translation MNVSAWAWIVTLVALAAVLAVDLLIVGRRPHEPSMREAGGWVTLYIGLALLFGLGVWAWFGARYAGEFYTGWLTEYSLSVDNLFVFVLIMARFAVPRQFQQKVLLIGIVLALLMRGAFIAAGAALIAQFSWIFYLFGAFLVYTAITLVRQGENDEDDFKENVLIRWAKRAFPVSSSYDSGRMTMIATTGQRMFTPMLIVMIAIGTTDLIFALDSIPAIFGITKEPYLVFTANVFALMGLRQLYFLLGGLLQRLVYLNIGLAVVLGFIGVKLVLEALHTNQVPFINGGQGVPWAPEIPIWLSLLAIIGTLAVATVASLAKSSRDRRKELINA, from the coding sequence TTGAACGTTTCTGCCTGGGCGTGGATCGTCACCCTGGTCGCGCTGGCCGCAGTTCTCGCCGTAGACCTGCTGATCGTGGGCCGACGCCCACATGAGCCGAGTATGCGCGAGGCGGGCGGCTGGGTCACCCTGTATATCGGTCTTGCCCTGCTGTTCGGCCTCGGCGTGTGGGCCTGGTTCGGCGCCCGGTACGCGGGCGAGTTCTACACCGGCTGGCTGACCGAGTACAGCCTGTCGGTCGACAACCTCTTCGTCTTCGTGCTGATCATGGCCCGGTTCGCGGTGCCCCGGCAGTTCCAGCAGAAGGTACTGCTCATCGGCATCGTGCTGGCTTTGCTCATGCGTGGCGCCTTCATCGCCGCCGGAGCCGCGCTGATCGCACAGTTCTCGTGGATCTTCTACCTCTTCGGTGCGTTCCTGGTCTACACGGCGATCACGCTGGTCCGGCAGGGCGAGAACGACGAGGACGACTTCAAGGAGAACGTCCTCATCCGCTGGGCCAAGCGCGCCTTCCCGGTGTCGAGCTCGTACGACAGCGGGCGCATGACGATGATCGCCACCACTGGCCAGCGGATGTTCACGCCGATGCTGATCGTGATGATCGCGATCGGGACCACCGATCTGATCTTCGCCCTGGACTCGATCCCGGCGATCTTCGGCATCACCAAGGAGCCGTACCTGGTCTTCACCGCGAACGTGTTCGCGCTGATGGGCCTGCGCCAGCTGTACTTCCTGCTCGGCGGCCTGCTGCAGCGGCTGGTCTACCTCAACATCGGGCTCGCGGTGGTGCTGGGCTTCATCGGCGTCAAGCTGGTCCTCGAGGCGCTGCACACCAACCAGGTGCCGTTCATCAACGGCGGGCAAGGGGTGCCGTGGGCGCCCGAGATCCCAATCTGGCTGTCGCTGCTGGCCATCATCGGCACCCTGGCCGTGGCCACGGTCGCCAGCCTGGCCAAGTCGTCGCGCGACCGCCGCAAGGAACTGATCAACGCGTAG
- the typA gene encoding translational GTPase TypA, producing the protein MQTRTDLRNVAIIAHVDHGKTTLVDAMLRQGSQSHARGEMADRVMDSMDLEREKGITILAKNTAISYQPADGPPVTINIIDTPGHADFGGEVERGLTMVDGVVLLVDASEGPLPQTRFVLRKALHAKLPIILVINKVDRPDARIKEVVDETYELFLDLDADEHQIEFPIVYACARDGIASLTQPKDGTVPDDSTDLEVLFSTILDTIPAPTYTEGAPLQAHVVNLDASPFLGRLALCRVHEGTISKGQTVAWCKTDGTISNVRISELLITEGLERKPAESAGPGDIMAVAGIADIMIGETLADAADPKPLPLIQVDEPAISMVIGTNTSPLVGKVKGGKVTARMVKDRLDKELVGNVSLRVLPTERPDAWEVQGRGELALAILVEQMRRESYELTVGKPQVVTRIIDGKVHEPVERLTIDAPDEYMGAITQLLSTRKGRMEELINHGTGWLRMEWLVPARGLIGFRTEFLTETRGTGIMHHLFEDYEPWFGELRTRQNGSLVADRAGVVTAFAMTNLQERGQLFVEPTVEVYEGMIVGENSRQDDMDVNITKEKKLTNMRSSTADETEKLIPPRKLSLEQALEFCREDECVEVTPAAVRIRKVVLDQQTRGRAAARRKHQQ; encoded by the coding sequence ATGCAGACCCGCACCGACCTACGCAACGTCGCCATCATCGCCCACGTCGACCATGGCAAAACCACCCTGGTCGACGCCATGCTGCGCCAGGGGAGCCAGTCCCACGCGCGGGGCGAGATGGCCGACCGCGTCATGGACTCCATGGACCTGGAGCGGGAAAAGGGCATCACGATCCTCGCCAAGAACACGGCGATCAGCTACCAGCCCGCCGACGGCCCGCCTGTCACCATCAACATCATCGACACCCCCGGCCACGCCGACTTCGGCGGCGAGGTCGAGCGCGGCCTGACCATGGTCGACGGGGTCGTCCTGCTGGTCGACGCCAGCGAGGGCCCGCTGCCGCAGACCCGGTTCGTGCTCCGCAAGGCGCTGCACGCGAAGCTGCCGATCATCCTGGTGATCAACAAGGTGGACCGGCCCGACGCCCGGATCAAGGAGGTCGTCGACGAGACGTACGAGCTCTTCCTCGACCTCGACGCCGACGAGCACCAGATCGAGTTCCCGATCGTCTACGCCTGCGCCCGCGACGGCATCGCCTCGCTGACCCAGCCCAAGGACGGCACCGTCCCGGACGACAGCACCGACCTCGAGGTGCTGTTCAGCACCATCCTCGACACCATCCCGGCACCGACGTACACCGAGGGCGCGCCGCTGCAGGCGCACGTCGTCAACCTCGACGCCTCGCCGTTCCTCGGGCGTCTCGCGCTGTGCCGCGTGCACGAGGGCACCATCAGCAAGGGCCAGACCGTCGCCTGGTGCAAGACCGACGGCACGATCAGCAACGTACGCATCTCCGAGCTGCTGATCACCGAGGGCCTGGAGCGCAAGCCCGCCGAGAGCGCCGGTCCCGGCGACATCATGGCGGTCGCCGGCATCGCCGACATCATGATCGGTGAGACCCTCGCCGACGCGGCGGACCCGAAGCCGCTGCCGCTGATCCAGGTCGACGAGCCGGCCATCTCCATGGTCATCGGCACGAACACGTCACCGCTGGTCGGCAAGGTCAAGGGCGGCAAGGTCACCGCCCGCATGGTCAAGGACCGGCTCGACAAGGAGCTGGTCGGCAACGTGTCGCTGCGGGTGCTGCCCACCGAGCGCCCGGACGCCTGGGAGGTCCAGGGCCGCGGCGAGCTGGCCCTCGCGATCCTCGTCGAGCAGATGCGCCGCGAGTCCTACGAGCTGACCGTCGGCAAGCCGCAGGTGGTCACCAGGATCATCGACGGCAAGGTGCACGAGCCGGTCGAGCGGCTCACCATCGACGCCCCCGACGAGTACATGGGCGCGATCACCCAGCTGCTGTCCACCCGCAAGGGCCGGATGGAAGAGCTGATCAACCACGGCACCGGCTGGCTGCGCATGGAATGGCTGGTGCCCGCCCGGGGCCTCATCGGATTCCGTACGGAGTTCCTCACCGAGACCCGCGGCACCGGCATCATGCACCACCTGTTCGAGGACTACGAGCCGTGGTTCGGCGAGCTGCGCACCCGCCAGAACGGCTCGCTGGTCGCCGACCGGGCCGGCGTGGTCACCGCGTTCGCGATGACCAACCTGCAGGAACGCGGCCAGCTCTTCGTCGAGCCGACCGTCGAGGTGTACGAGGGCATGATCGTCGGCGAGAACAGCCGCCAGGACGACATGGACGTCAACATCACCAAGGAGAAGAAGCTCACCAACATGCGCTCGTCGACCGCGGACGAGACCGAGAAGCTGATCCCGCCGCGCAAGCTGTCGCTGGAGCAGGCCCTCGAGTTCTGCCGCGAGGACGAATGCGTCGAGGTGACGCCCGCCGCGGTGCGCATCCGCAAGGTGGTGCTCGATCAGCAGACCCGCGGCCGGGCTGCGGCCCGCCGCAAGCACCAGCAGTGA
- a CDS encoding lytic transglycosylase domain-containing protein: protein MAGVAVSRAGWVVGAVVAVVLAAGCGLGRHDDNAGSAAPAPVDLASSEPVVPVVTESPAPEPSTASPTASRTAPTKPKAKTKTKAAPTEDPNNFQAPACAKHEGVKVSKSKAKSALNAAAGKSYWPTSAPSLKLPARLVLATAWHESGWQSDIVNCDGGRGLMQVMPDTQKMINDRFGQAFDAHDYRQNAVLGANYLAWLTKYFGDKYFKENYSLKASDCRSHSSVCLLNVVIAAYNAGFGTAEAALGDKQLPNPEYVDSVRSLMASCYCDRY from the coding sequence ATGGCAGGCGTAGCGGTGAGTCGTGCGGGCTGGGTCGTGGGGGCGGTGGTCGCGGTGGTGCTAGCGGCCGGGTGCGGGCTTGGCCGGCACGACGACAACGCCGGGAGCGCGGCGCCCGCGCCGGTGGATCTGGCCTCGTCGGAGCCGGTCGTGCCGGTGGTGACCGAGTCACCCGCCCCGGAGCCCAGCACGGCGTCGCCGACGGCGTCGCGGACCGCACCGACCAAGCCGAAGGCCAAGACCAAGACCAAAGCGGCACCCACCGAGGATCCGAACAACTTCCAGGCGCCCGCGTGCGCCAAGCACGAGGGCGTCAAGGTCTCCAAGTCGAAGGCGAAATCGGCGCTGAACGCCGCGGCGGGCAAGTCCTACTGGCCGACGTCGGCGCCGTCGCTGAAGCTGCCGGCCCGGCTCGTGCTGGCGACCGCATGGCACGAGAGCGGCTGGCAGTCCGACATCGTCAACTGCGACGGCGGGCGCGGGCTCATGCAGGTCATGCCCGACACCCAAAAGATGATCAACGACCGGTTCGGGCAGGCGTTCGACGCCCACGACTACCGCCAGAACGCCGTCCTCGGCGCCAACTACCTGGCCTGGCTGACGAAGTACTTCGGCGACAAGTACTTCAAGGAGAACTACAGCCTCAAGGCCAGCGACTGCCGCAGCCACTCCAGCGTGTGCCTGCTCAACGTGGTGATCGCCGCGTACAACGCCGGGTTCGGCACGGCCGAGGCGGCGTTGGGCGACAAGCAACTGCCCAATCCCGAGTACGTCGACTCGGTCCGGTCGTTGATGGCGTCCTGCTACTGCGACCGGTACTGA
- a CDS encoding uL11 family ribosomal protein — translation MPPKKKTHVVTLALEAGNAAMVDLGKMLGPTGANMRAVKVEYDEATANQRGEIIPVVVTVFEDRSHQLTYKTPPTSFLIRKALGIQSGASNPLTQTVGTLSAEQVRTIAERKLPDLNANDVEAAIKVVAGTARSMGVKVAE, via the coding sequence ATGCCGCCCAAGAAGAAGACCCACGTGGTGACCCTCGCGCTGGAGGCGGGCAACGCCGCGATGGTCGACCTCGGCAAGATGCTCGGCCCGACCGGCGCCAACATGCGGGCGGTCAAGGTTGAGTACGACGAGGCCACCGCCAACCAGCGCGGGGAGATCATTCCGGTCGTCGTCACGGTCTTCGAGGACCGCAGCCACCAGCTGACCTACAAGACCCCGCCGACGAGCTTCCTGATCCGTAAGGCGCTCGGGATCCAGTCCGGCGCGTCGAACCCGCTGACCCAGACGGTGGGCACCCTGTCCGCCGAGCAGGTCCGTACGATCGCGGAGCGCAAGCTGCCCGACCTCAACGCCAACGACGTCGAGGCCGCGATCAAGGTCGTCGCCGGTACGGCCCGCTCGATGGGCGTCAAGGTCGCCGAGTAA
- a CDS encoding ATP-dependent Clp protease proteolytic subunit yields MDLRHEPLRWHPTPDPSPAGWPPPPPGDAGPTVPGWLEERLFDQRIVMLRGPLTGQSATGVAAALLTLDATGPAPVQVHMASSGGELGAALSIVDVIDAMTAPVHAVVTGEAGGAVLAVLAAARTRVAYRHARFRLAEPHAAGVTGTADEVAAAAGQHLRELEEVVLRLAGLTGQSRTRIEDDLAAGRSLTAAQARDYGLIDTVIGEDTDSA; encoded by the coding sequence GTGGACCTACGACATGAACCCCTGCGCTGGCACCCCACGCCGGACCCCTCCCCCGCCGGGTGGCCACCACCACCGCCCGGCGACGCCGGCCCGACCGTGCCCGGCTGGCTTGAGGAACGGCTGTTCGACCAGCGGATCGTCATGCTTCGCGGCCCGCTGACCGGGCAGTCCGCCACCGGCGTCGCGGCCGCCCTGCTGACCCTCGACGCGACCGGGCCCGCCCCGGTGCAGGTGCACATGGCCAGCTCCGGCGGCGAACTGGGCGCGGCCCTGTCGATCGTCGATGTCATCGACGCGATGACGGCACCGGTGCATGCGGTGGTCACCGGGGAGGCGGGCGGGGCCGTGCTGGCGGTGCTGGCGGCGGCACGGACCCGGGTGGCGTACCGGCACGCACGGTTCCGGCTGGCCGAGCCGCACGCGGCCGGGGTCACCGGCACGGCGGACGAGGTCGCGGCGGCCGCCGGCCAGCACCTGCGCGAACTCGAGGAGGTCGTGCTGCGGCTCGCCGGCCTGACCGGGCAGTCACGCACCCGGATCGAGGACGACCTGGCGGCCGGGCGCAGCCTGACGGCGGCGCAGGCGCGCGACTACGGACTCATCGACACGGTGATCGGCGAGGACACCGACTCGGCCTGA
- a CDS encoding cysteine hydrolase family protein, with the protein MSDTLHLDPATTALVLIEYQNEFTSDGGALHGAVAAVMDKTGMLPKTVALVEAARAAGVTIMHAPITFAPGYGELSRHPYGILKGVVDGNAFVKGTWGAAIVDVLAPAEGDILVEGKRGLDTFASTNLDFILRSRGITTVILGGFLTNCCVESTMRSAYENGYRVITLTDCTAATSAEEHDNAIAYDYPMFSLPVEAAQIMAALGRVESLP; encoded by the coding sequence GTGTCCGACACGTTGCACCTGGATCCCGCCACGACCGCGCTCGTGCTCATCGAGTACCAGAATGAGTTCACCTCGGACGGTGGTGCCCTGCACGGCGCCGTGGCGGCGGTGATGGACAAGACCGGGATGCTGCCGAAGACCGTGGCGCTGGTGGAGGCGGCCCGGGCGGCCGGTGTCACGATCATGCATGCGCCGATCACGTTCGCTCCCGGGTACGGCGAGTTGAGCCGGCATCCGTACGGGATCCTCAAGGGCGTGGTGGACGGCAACGCGTTCGTCAAGGGCACGTGGGGTGCGGCCATCGTGGACGTTCTCGCACCGGCCGAAGGGGACATCCTCGTCGAGGGCAAACGTGGGCTGGACACGTTCGCCAGCACGAACCTCGACTTCATTCTGCGCAGCCGGGGCATCACGACGGTGATCCTGGGTGGCTTCCTCACCAACTGTTGTGTCGAGTCCACGATGCGCAGCGCGTACGAGAACGGCTACCGGGTGATCACGTTGACCGACTGCACGGCGGCGACCTCGGCCGAGGAGCACGACAACGCGATCGCCTACGACTACCCGATGTTCTCGCTGCCCGTGGAGGCTGCGCAGATCATGGCCGCGTTGGGCCGCGTGGAATCCCTGCCGTAG
- a CDS encoding maleylpyruvate isomerase family mycothiol-dependent enzyme, producing the protein MTVDPLALMTDVEEATQRLLRAAESLDDDAVAAPSELAGWTRGHVLTHLARQADAITNLLTWARTGVETPAYASPAARVEGIEAGAERPLADQLADLRAAHERMADAAAAMPAEAWTFHIPGRNQLAAALPWVRLREVEVHHVDLGAGYTPTDWSEAFALRLLREIVGGAGADAPALVLRPFGLDHELVIGDRATAPVVSGPTRSLAAWLAGRGDGADLTVSPDGALPTPATWM; encoded by the coding sequence ATGACGGTCGATCCGCTCGCGCTGATGACCGACGTGGAGGAGGCGACGCAGCGCCTGCTGCGCGCCGCCGAGTCCCTCGACGACGATGCCGTCGCCGCGCCGTCCGAGCTGGCGGGCTGGACCCGGGGCCACGTCCTGACCCACCTGGCACGCCAGGCGGACGCCATCACCAACCTGCTCACCTGGGCGCGCACCGGCGTCGAGACACCGGCGTACGCCTCACCGGCGGCTCGCGTGGAGGGCATCGAGGCCGGGGCCGAGCGACCCCTGGCCGACCAGCTCGCCGACCTGCGCGCCGCGCACGAACGGATGGCCGACGCGGCCGCCGCCATGCCCGCCGAGGCGTGGACGTTCCACATCCCCGGCCGCAACCAGCTCGCCGCCGCCCTGCCCTGGGTACGCCTGCGGGAGGTGGAGGTGCACCACGTGGATCTCGGTGCCGGGTACACCCCCACGGACTGGTCCGAAGCGTTCGCCCTGCGGCTGCTGCGCGAGATCGTGGGCGGCGCGGGCGCCGACGCGCCCGCGCTGGTGCTGCGCCCGTTCGGTCTGGACCATGAGCTGGTCATCGGTGACCGCGCCACGGCCCCGGTGGTCAGCGGCCCGACCCGGTCCCTGGCGGCGTGGCTCGCCGGACGCGGCGACGGCGCCGACCTCACGGTCTCCCCCGACGGTGCGCTGCCGACCCCGGCGACCTGGATGTGA
- a CDS encoding Rieske (2Fe-2S) protein, with translation MTDVQARTDIAHPQGEPTRQGAVAPRRAVLAGAGALGATCLLAACGTSGGSSGTNPNGSDFQNNPAPAGSKGADAGFPSGGDSNGGDSGNSGGATVLAAVADVPKGGGIIQGDLVITQPSEGTFKAFSKACTHAGCDVNKVNDGVISCPCHGSTFSIEDGSPKGGPANKALAETKVKVDGDNIVKA, from the coding sequence ATGACTGACGTGCAGGCGAGGACCGACATCGCGCATCCGCAGGGTGAGCCGACCCGCCAGGGCGCAGTGGCGCCCCGCCGCGCCGTGCTGGCGGGTGCCGGTGCCCTCGGCGCCACCTGCCTGCTGGCCGCGTGCGGCACATCGGGCGGCAGCAGCGGTACGAACCCCAACGGCAGCGACTTCCAGAACAATCCCGCCCCGGCGGGTAGCAAGGGTGCCGACGCGGGCTTTCCGTCCGGCGGCGACTCCAACGGCGGCGACTCCGGCAACTCCGGCGGGGCCACGGTGCTGGCCGCGGTGGCCGACGTACCCAAGGGCGGCGGCATCATCCAGGGCGACCTGGTCATCACCCAGCCCAGCGAGGGCACCTTCAAAGCGTTCAGCAAGGCCTGCACCCACGCGGGCTGCGACGTCAACAAGGTCAACGACGGCGTGATCAGCTGCCCGTGCCACGGCAGCACGTTCTCCATTGAGGACGGTTCGCCGAAGGGCGGCCCGGCGAACAAGGCGCTGGCCGAGACCAAGGTCAAGGTGGACGGCGACAACATCGTCAAGGCCTGA